In Coturnix japonica isolate 7356 chromosome 9, Coturnix japonica 2.1, whole genome shotgun sequence, a single window of DNA contains:
- the LRRC34 gene encoding leucine-rich repeat-containing protein 34 isoform X2 translates to MSVPPALRQQYLQTCQNLSQPENHFVAHVLQEADESDNIQRTGITLKIAGNNRLVPVQRVTDEDVQVLASVLSSAVFVTGLDLRYNMLTDAGVKHMATFLQENSTLRYLNLMFNDIGASGAELIAGALHSNGTLLHLRMTGNKIGNKGGLHFASMLQVNCTLEKLDLGDCDLGTQCLIAIAAVLTKNKAIKAINLNRPLLYSQEEETTVRVALTLKINSSLVELHLCKHEIKSFGIERLCEALYENCSLRYLDLSCNKITRDDVKFLGELLKQNQTLEILDLNSNRIEDDGAFYLSEALTLYNRTLKALSVVSNNISGKGLVALSESMKINMELSYIYIWGNNFDEAACMAFSALIQAGRLKPNCTDVEPYEVDGHVYLAELSHGLKKHYYWTPSYGEVENTAANSSLAIAAVSENL, encoded by the exons ATGTCTGTTCCTCCAGCTCTTCGTCAGCAGTATTTGCAGACTTGCCAGAATCTGAGCCAACCTGAGAATCACTTTGTTGCTCATGTGCTTCAAGAAGCCGATGAAAGCGATAATat ACAGAGAACAGgaatcacattaaaaatagcTGGAAATAATCGCTTAGTGCCTGTGCAGAGAGTTACAGATGAAGATGTTCAAGTTCTTGCCTCTGTCTTaagcagtgctgtttttgtCACTG GTTTGGATCTGAGGTACAACATGTTGACTGATGCTGGAGTAAAGCACATGGCAACGTTCCTCCAG GAAAACTCAACTCTGCGATACCTTAACCTGATGTTTAATGACATCGGAGCGAGTGGAGCTGAGCTGATAGCGGGTGCTCTCCAT AGCAATGGAACTCTTCTGCATCTGAGAAtgactggaaacaaaataggCAATAAGGGTGGACTGCACTTTGCTTCAATGCTGCAAGTGAATTGCACCTTAGAGAAGTTAGATCTTGGAGACTGTGATTTG GGTACGCAGTGTCTAATAGCAATAGCAGCAGTCCTGACTAAGAACAAAGCAATCAAAGCAATAAACCTAAATCGTCCATTGCTGTACAGCCAAGAG GAAGAGACCACAGTCCGGGTAGCTTTGACTctgaaaattaattcttctCTTGTGGAGCTACATTTGTGCAAGCATGAAATTAAAAGCTTTGGTATAGAGCGACTGTGTGAGGCGCTGTATGAAAACTGCAGCCTGAGATACCTTGATCTTAGCTG taataaaataacTCGGGATGATGTGAAATTTTTGGGAGAGCTACTGAAACAGAACCAAACTCTGGAAATCCTGGATCTTAATTCAAACCGAATAGAAGATGATGGAGCTTTCTACCTGAGCGAAGCTTTGACTTTGTACAACAGGACTCTCAAGGC GTTGTCAGTAGTAAGCAACAATATAAGTGGCAAAGGGCTGGTAGCTCTCTCAGagtcaatgaaaataaatatggaacTCTCCTACATTTATATCTGGGGCAACAACTTTGATGAAGCTGCCTGCATG GCATTTTCAGCATTAATTCAGGCTGGCCGCTTGAAACCTAATTGCACAGATGTGGAACCGTATGAAGTGGATGGGCACGTTTACCTTGCAGAGCTCTCCCATGGCCTTAAGAAACATTACTACTGGACACCAAGTTATGGGGAGGTGGAGAACACTGCTGCTAATTCCAGTCTGGCAAttgcagctgtttcagaaaatCTCTAA
- the LRRC34 gene encoding leucine-rich repeat-containing protein 34 isoform X1: MSVPPALRQQYLQTCQNLSQPENHFVAHVLQEADESDNIRQRTGITLKIAGNNRLVPVQRVTDEDVQVLASVLSSAVFVTGLDLRYNMLTDAGVKHMATFLQENSTLRYLNLMFNDIGASGAELIAGALHSNGTLLHLRMTGNKIGNKGGLHFASMLQVNCTLEKLDLGDCDLGTQCLIAIAAVLTKNKAIKAINLNRPLLYSQEEETTVRVALTLKINSSLVELHLCKHEIKSFGIERLCEALYENCSLRYLDLSCNKITRDDVKFLGELLKQNQTLEILDLNSNRIEDDGAFYLSEALTLYNRTLKALSVVSNNISGKGLVALSESMKINMELSYIYIWGNNFDEAACMAFSALIQAGRLKPNCTDVEPYEVDGHVYLAELSHGLKKHYYWTPSYGEVENTAANSSLAIAAVSENL, encoded by the exons ATGTCTGTTCCTCCAGCTCTTCGTCAGCAGTATTTGCAGACTTGCCAGAATCTGAGCCAACCTGAGAATCACTTTGTTGCTCATGTGCTTCAAGAAGCCGATGAAAGCGATAATat CAGACAGAGAACAGgaatcacattaaaaatagcTGGAAATAATCGCTTAGTGCCTGTGCAGAGAGTTACAGATGAAGATGTTCAAGTTCTTGCCTCTGTCTTaagcagtgctgtttttgtCACTG GTTTGGATCTGAGGTACAACATGTTGACTGATGCTGGAGTAAAGCACATGGCAACGTTCCTCCAG GAAAACTCAACTCTGCGATACCTTAACCTGATGTTTAATGACATCGGAGCGAGTGGAGCTGAGCTGATAGCGGGTGCTCTCCAT AGCAATGGAACTCTTCTGCATCTGAGAAtgactggaaacaaaataggCAATAAGGGTGGACTGCACTTTGCTTCAATGCTGCAAGTGAATTGCACCTTAGAGAAGTTAGATCTTGGAGACTGTGATTTG GGTACGCAGTGTCTAATAGCAATAGCAGCAGTCCTGACTAAGAACAAAGCAATCAAAGCAATAAACCTAAATCGTCCATTGCTGTACAGCCAAGAG GAAGAGACCACAGTCCGGGTAGCTTTGACTctgaaaattaattcttctCTTGTGGAGCTACATTTGTGCAAGCATGAAATTAAAAGCTTTGGTATAGAGCGACTGTGTGAGGCGCTGTATGAAAACTGCAGCCTGAGATACCTTGATCTTAGCTG taataaaataacTCGGGATGATGTGAAATTTTTGGGAGAGCTACTGAAACAGAACCAAACTCTGGAAATCCTGGATCTTAATTCAAACCGAATAGAAGATGATGGAGCTTTCTACCTGAGCGAAGCTTTGACTTTGTACAACAGGACTCTCAAGGC GTTGTCAGTAGTAAGCAACAATATAAGTGGCAAAGGGCTGGTAGCTCTCTCAGagtcaatgaaaataaatatggaacTCTCCTACATTTATATCTGGGGCAACAACTTTGATGAAGCTGCCTGCATG GCATTTTCAGCATTAATTCAGGCTGGCCGCTTGAAACCTAATTGCACAGATGTGGAACCGTATGAAGTGGATGGGCACGTTTACCTTGCAGAGCTCTCCCATGGCCTTAAGAAACATTACTACTGGACACCAAGTTATGGGGAGGTGGAGAACACTGCTGCTAATTCCAGTCTGGCAAttgcagctgtttcagaaaatCTCTAA
- the MYNN gene encoding myoneurin, with translation MQYSHHCEHLLERLNKQRQAGFLCDCTVVIGDSQFKAHRNVLASFSEFFGAFYRDATDGTVVLDQAQVKADGFQKLLEFIYTGNLNLDSWNVKEIHQAADYLKVEEVVTKCKIKMEDFAFIANPSSTETSSITGNIEMNQQSCLLTLRDYNDRDKADIPPTELVQPQAKKSPLEKKSAQTKKRKKNFSSPKSVQNKSVQYQNDVTENTSIEMFLDANKLAAQITEQAAQGSDSSELQLATVVESETLAAQDILVQTIAAKQKRGKPQQSCALKEHCMSNIASDKNAYQLESAGEELDQKYSKAKPVCNTCGKVFSEASSLRRHMRIHKGVKPYVCQLCGKAFTQCNQLKTHVRTHTGEKPYKCELCDKGFAQKCQLVFHSRMHHGEEKPYKCDVCNLQFATSSNLKIHARKHSGEKPYVCDRCGQRFAQASTLTYHVRRHTGEKPYVCDTCGKAFAVSSSLITHSRKHTGEKPYICGICGKSFISSGELNKHFRSHTGERPFICELCGNSYTDIKNLKKHKTKVHTGSETPPDCNTLDNSFHEQESLQSQKSPLSESVDVKPSEMSLPLPLPIGTEDHQMLLPVAGSQSPSSETLLRSAVTGYSEPQFIFLQQLY, from the exons ATGCAGTACTCACACCACTGCGAGCACCTCCTGGAGCGGCTCAACAAGCAGCGCCAGGCCGGGTTCCTGTGCGACTGCACCGTGGTGATCGGGGACAGTCAGTTCAAGGCGCATCGCAACGTGCTCGCCTCCTTCAGCGAGTTCTTCGGAGCCTTCTACAGGGACGCGACCGACGGCACCGTCGTGTTGGATCAGGCTCAAGTGAAGGCGGATGGATTCCAAAAGCTCCTGGAGTTTATTTACACGGGAAACTTAAACCTTGACAG CTGGAATGTTAAAGAAATTCACCAGGCTGCCGACTATCTCAAAGTAGAAGAAGTGGTCaccaaatgcaaaataaagatgGAAGACTTTGCATTTATTGCTAATCCCTCTTCTACAGAGACCTCCAGCATCACTGGAAACATTGAAATgaaccagcagagctgcctcctgACCCTGCGAGATTACAATGATCGGGACAAGGCAGATATTCCTCCCACAGAGTTGGTTCAACCTCAAGCAAAGAAATCGcctttagaaaagaaatctgcTCAAACCAAAAAGCGAAAGAAGAACTTCAGCTCCCCAAAAAGCGTACAGAATAAATCGGTGCAATACCAGAACGATGTGACTGAGAACACATCCATTGAAATGTTTTTGGATGCGAATAAGCTGGCGGCACAGATaacagaacaggctgcccagggcagcgATAGCTCTGAATTGCAGTTGGCAACCGTAGTGGAAAGTGAAACATTGGCAGCACAGGATATTTTAGTTCAGACTattgcagcaaaacagaaacgGGGAAAGCCTCAGCAAAGCTGTGCACTGAAGGAGCACTGCATGTCTAACATTGCCAGCGACAAGAACGCTTACCAGCTGGAAAGTGCAGGAGAAGAGCTCGACCAGAAGTACTCCAAAGCAAAACCAGTGTGCAACACGTGTGGGAAAGTCTTCTCAGAAGCCAGTAGCCTCCGTCGCCACATGAGGATACACAAAGGAGTGAAACCATACGTGTGCCAGCTCTGCGGGAAGGCGTTCACTCAGTGCAATCAGCTGAAAACACATGTAAGGACTCACACAG GAGAGAAGCCATACAAATGCGAGCTGTGTGACAAAGGCTTTGCTCAGAAGTGCCAGCTGGTGTTCCACAGTCGGATGCATCACGGAGAAGAGAAACCGTACAAATGTGATGTGTGCAATCTGCAGTTTGCAACTTCAAGCAATCTGAAGATTCACGCCAG GAAGCACAGTGGTGAGAAGCCCTATGTGTGTGATCGCTGCGGTCAGCGCTTTGCTCAGGCCAGCACGCTCACCTACCATGTGCGTCGCCACACCGGGGAGAAGCCTTACGTGTGTGACACCTGTGGAAAAGCCTTTGCTGTCTCAAGTTCTCTCATCACCCATTCCCGAAAACATACAG GAGAGAAGCCGTATATCTGTGGCATTTGTGGAAAGAGTTTTATTTCCTCTGGAGAGCTCAATAAACATTTTCGGTCCCATACAG GTGAAAGACCGTTCATTTGTGAACTGTGTGGAAATTCTTACACAGACATAAAAAACCTTaagaagcacaaaacaaaagttCACACAG gaTCTGAAACGCCCCCTGATTGCAATACACTTGATAATTCTTTCCATGAACAAGAATCCCTTCAGAGTCAGAAGAGCCCTTTATCAGAATCCGTAGATGTGAAACCCTCCGAGATGTCTTTACCGCTTCCTCTTCCCATTGGCACTGAAGACCATCAGATGCTTCTTCCTGTGGCAGGTAGTCAGTCCCCATCGTCAGAGACGTTACTGAGATCTGCTGTGACTGGATATTCAGAAcctcagtttattttcttgcagcaaTTATACTGA